In Leptodactylus fuscus isolate aLepFus1 chromosome 2, aLepFus1.hap2, whole genome shotgun sequence, one genomic interval encodes:
- the RBM11 gene encoding splicing regulator RBM11, whose protein sequence is MLKRQEEADRTIFVGNLDCNVKEEILYELFLQAGPLTKVTIAKDKEGNLKSFGFVCFKHTESVPYAIALLNGIRLFGRPIKLQYRFGSSYSGEASNVFQGPDNGFVANQADYGVPVMGEPFTPGLPMPHMDSSYFSEACYYFNGMMNQVFAFQHLPFGAAAPEPPPCRTTHPWNKETFPPFSEPTQNVTPGPSSQGPNLNVLYEHKSKSSRARKRRRKAKSSDSENDNLEESKSSHKPKKRKKSKRRKP, encoded by the exons ATGTTAAAGAGACAGGAGGAGGCGGACAGGACCATATTCGTGGGGAACCTGGACTGCAATGTGAAGGAGGAGATCCTGTACGAGCTCTTCCTGCAG GCTGGACCGCTGACTAAAGTGACCATAGCAAAAGATAAAGAAGGAAATCTGAAGTCTTTTGGTTTTGTCTGCTTCAAACACACCGAATCTGTGCCTTACGCTATAGCCTTGCTCAATGGCATCCGCTTATTCGGGAGACCTATTAAACTCCAGTATCGATTTG gaagttcttattctgGCGAAGCAAGCAATGTCTTCCAGGGACCTGACAATGGTTTTGTGGCAAACCAAGCTGACTATGG GGTGCCTGTAATGGGGGAGCCGTTCACGCCAGGTCTACCTATGCCACATATGGACAGTAGCTATTTCTCAGAGGCGTGTTACTATTTTAATGGCATG ATGAACCAGGTTTTCGCCTTCCAGCACCTTCCCTTTGGTGCGGCAGCTCCAGAACCTCCGCCCTGCAGGACGACACATCCATGGAACAAAGAAACATTTCCTCCATTTAGCGAACCCACACAAAATGTCACTCCCGGCCCAAGTTCTCAGGGACCAAATTTAAATGTTTTATACGAACATAAATCTAAATCTTCAAGGGCCAGAAAGCGAAGGCGAAAAGCGAAGAGCAGCGATAGTGAGAACGATAACTTAGAGGAATCCAAGTCTTCCCATAAaccaaaaaaacgcaaaaaatctAAGCGGAGAAAGCCGTGA